Part of the Caulifigura coniformis genome, CTTGCCGTTCGCATCCAGCCGGTGAGTCTGCGTGCGTGCAGTGACTTTTCCTCCCCACGTCGTGAAGAGGATTCGCGGGGTCCATTCCGCCTCCTCGATCTTGAGCGGCGGGGAGAGGTCCCGACCATCGAGCGGCTTGTCGCCCACTCTTTGGACGCCGGCCAGTGACGTCAGGGTCGGCAACAGGTCGATCGCCCCTGCAACCGTCGTCACCGTCGTTCCGGCCGGCAGCGTGCCTTTCCAGCGGATGAACAGCGGCGAGCGGACACCGCCCTCATCGGTCGAGGCCTTGCGGCCTTTCATGCCGCCGTTCCAGCGCCAGCTGTTCGGCCCGTTGTCGGAGAAATAGACGATGATCGTGTTGTCGGCGAGCTTGAGGTCGTCCAGCTTCTTGAGCACGCGGCCCACATTGGCGTCCTGGTTCTCGACCATCGCCAGGGCACACCGCGTGTCATCAATGACCTCCTGGTCGGTCAGCGTCGCCTGCTGCGTGACGGGTTTATCCTTGTACTGCTCCCAGTTCTTCGCCGGCGCGGCCCACGGCGAGTGGGGCGTCGTGAACGGGATGTAGCAGAAGAACGGCCGCTCACGGTGACGATCGATGAAGCTGAGCGCCCGATCGGTGCAGACGTCGACGATGTAACCCTTCGTCTTCACCATCCGGCCATTGTCTTCCAGCGGCGCGTCGAAATACTCGCCCCAGTGGCCGGACGTATGGCCGAAATATTCATCGAACCCGCGCGCCAGGGGGTGATAGGGCCACTGGCTGCCGTTGTGCCATTTGCCGAAGGCGCCGGTCGCGTAGCCCGCCGCCTTGAAAGCGTCCGCGATCGTCTTTTCATCGGGATTCAGACGTTCCTGTCCGGTCGACACTCCATACACGCCGCCCCGCGAGTGGTAGCGGCCCGTCAGGAACTCCGCCCGGGTCGGAGCACAGACGGGACAGACGAAGAAGCGGTCGACGGTTACTCCCTGTTTGGCGATCGAGTCGATATTCGGCGTGCGGACCGTTGTGTTGCCGTTCACGCCATAGTCGCCCCAGCCGGCGTCATCGGCCAGGAACACCACGACGTTCGGTCGATCGGCCGCATCGCCCGACGCGGCCGCCAGCAGCAGGACCCAGAACGCGAGAGCACATCGCGAGAGCATCGTTGATCCTCCAGAGAGATGGTCACACGTTGCCAGAAGACGCTGCGAAAATCGAGGGACCGTACGGCGGCGAGTCCCTTTTTCACAACAGGTCGTCTGTCGTCACCGCAAGTCATTTGGCGGCAACGACGCACGCCAACGATGAATTGGCCCATCTTGAAACCGCGACCAGCCGTGCGCGGAGTTCGCAGGCTCGGGCGGGGACTGGGAAAACTGCGGAGGTATTCGACGCCGAGGGGGCGAGGAGGGCGCGTTGTGTGGGTGGTACTGTACTCCTCGCCCTCTTTTCCTGCGGACGTTCAGTGGAAGGATCGGGAGAGCGTGGGTGGCGCGGACAGGGAGCCGGCCGGGCCGGGGTGTGTGACGACAGGTTGACGGTGGATGTGTTCATCGGTCCTCCATCATGACGGGGGCGGTTGCGCGGGAGCGCTCGGTACTCGGAAGTGCATTGGCGGGTGGGGATTGGGGCGGGGCGAGTCACTTTTTCACGGTCGGTCGACTTTCGTTACCGCAAGTCATTTTGCGGCAACGGCGCAACCCAACGATGAATTGGTCCATCCTGAAAAAGTGAGCGGTCCTGCGGCGGGCCGCGTGTCTGTTGCACAACAACGCCGCAGTCGGTCTCATCGGCCTCCAATGGGCTACGAAATCCAGCGTACGATCGACGCCGTCTGGCGGATGGAATCGGCCCGGCTGATTGCCGGACTCGCGCGAATGGTGCGCGACGTCGGCCTGGCTGAAGAGCTGGCCCAGGACGCTCTCGTCGTCGCCCTCGAGCAATGGCCCCAGACGGGCCTGCCCGAGAATCCCGGCGCCTGGCTGATGGCGACGGCCAAGCGTCGCGCGCTCGACCAGCTTCGACGCCGGAAAATGCTCGACCGCAAGCACGCCGAACTCGGACGCGAGCGCGAAGCGGTCGAACTGGCGGTCCCCGATCTCGACGACGCCCTCGACAACGACATCGGCGACGACCTGCTGCGGCTGATCTTCACCGCCTGTCACCCGATTCTCTCCACCGAAGCGCGGGCGGCGCTGACGCTCAGACTTCTCGGGGGCCTCACGACGGATGAGATCGCGCGGGCCTTCCTCGTGGCCGAACCGACCGTCGCCCAGCGGATCGTGCGGGCGAAACGCACGCTCTCCGAAGAAAAGATCGCCATCGAAGTTCCCCGAGGGCCGGAGCTGGCGGAGCGGCTCTCTTCGGTGCTGGAAGTCATCTACCTGATTTTCAACGAAGGTTACACGGCGACAGCCGGCGACGACTGGATGAGACCGACGCTGTGTGACGAAGCGTTGCGCCTGGGTCGCGTGCTCGCGGAACTCGAGCCGAACGAGCCCGAGGTGCATGCGCTCGTGGCGCTGATGGAGATCCAGGCCTCCCGGACGCGGGCCCGCGTCGGGGCGAACGGCGAACCCGTGCTGCTGCTCGACCAGAATCGCGCACTGTGGGATCAGCTTCTCATTCGCCGCGGTCTTGCCGCCCTGCAGCGCTGCGAGCAATCCGGTCGGCCGCGCGGACCGTACACCCTCCAGGCCGCCATCGCCGCGTGCCACGCGCGGGCTCGCAAGGCGAGTGAGACCGACTGGTCGCGGATCGCATGGCTGTACAGTGAACTGGCCCGGATCAACCCGTCGCCCGTCGTCGAGCTCAACCGGGCTGTCGCGGTGTCGATGGCCGAAGGTCCGGCCGCGGGTCTGGAGATTGTCGACCAGCTGGCCAGCGAGCCGCTCCTCAAGAACTACCACCTGCTGCCGAGCGTCCGCGGCGACCTGCTGCAGAAGATCGGGCGTGTCGACGAGGCCCGCGAGGAATTCGAGCGAGCCGCCACGCTCACCCGCAACGAGCGTGAACGAGCCCTCCTTATGTCGCGAGCGATGACCTGTCACGTCCAGGGACAATCATGAATGAGTTGCACTGCCGTTCATCTAGCACCGTGCGACTGACGCTTCCTGCCATGGAGGGGGCGCCGGATTATAGCCAGGGGAGACTGCAGACGTTTCTTTTTGCTAGAAGTCCAGAATGCCGCCGTCCATACACATCCAAAAGGCTAAGTCTTCGGGCCCCGGCACTTGCAATGAGTGTGCTGCACTCATCGATGATGGCGAATGGTCCTATTGGTACCTTCCATTCACTGACGGAGGGCGCGGCCCAGTCCCCCTCGCCCTAGAGTTCTGTGAACGGTGCTTCTCCAAGCCAGAGTTTCGCCAGAGACTTTGGATGATGTCATTAGGCTTCTCCGTCGAAGAAGACTCCGACGAGGCCGCACTGGTTGCCGACACGGAACGATTGTTAGCCGAGTACATTCGTGAGCAAGAGTCACTGATTCAGGTCCACCACATCGCGCTGACGCAAAAAGTCATTCGCGATTTGCAAATCGACCCGAAGCTGATTTACTCGCTGAGCCCCGACACCTTCGAGGTTCTCGTGTGCGACCGACTTTCAAAAATGGACTTTGAGGTTCGGCGAACAGGCAACGTGAACCAGAAAGACGGTGGCATTGACATTGTCTTTTGGAAGGATGGGCCAGTGCCAATTCTGGGGGCGGCGCAAGCAAAGCACCACCGCACCCGTGAGGCAACGACCCGCGCTCCCGAGATTCGCGATTTCCAAGGCGCATTGGGCGACGAGTTCCAAGTGGGAATCGTCGTGACCAACACGGGCTTTTCGGCAGACGCCAAGTGGTTTGCAGAGCACCGATCCACCATCTTGCGACTCCGAGACGGAGATGAGTTGCAGCGATGGATTCGGGACGACTTCACGCGGGGACTCCAACAATTCGATGCCCAGCGCACTATTGAACTTTGCCCTGGAGTGTCAATCGACGTGCCATGGTTCAAGTGATACCACGCTGTAGCTATCGACCAAGCAAATGTCGTGAAAAACTACATCGCGAGGTAGGCCGATCATCATTGAACAGTCGACTTCAGAACGGAACTGCTTGACATCCCACGTCGACACGGCATCGAGTTCGACAAGCAATAAGTCTTCGATTGACCCAACCATGATCTGGCACATCGGAACCAGCGGTTACAGCTATCCCGCCTGGAAAGGCTCGTTCTACCCCGACAAGCTCCCAGCGAAGCAGTTCCTGAGCTACTACGCGACGCAGTTCGACGTGGTCGAATACAACGGTTCGTTCCGCACCTTGCCCAGCGACAAGTCGATCGACGACTGGGCAACGCAGACACCGGCCGCGTTTCGATTCGTCCTGAAAGCGCCGCAGAAGATCACACACATCCGGCGGCTCAAGGAGGCCGGAGACGATCTGCAGCAGCTGGCCGCGTGCGTGACGAGGCTGAAGAAACGGGCCGCCCCGGTCCTGTTCCAGCTGCCGCCGAATTTCAAACAGGACCTGGCCCGACTCGAGGAATTCCTGAAGCACGCCAAGAAGCCGATCCAGGCGGCCTTCGAGTTTCGCCACGAGAGCTGGCTGAACGACGACACCTGCCGCCTGCTGAAGAAGCACAAGGCGGCGCTCGTCGTCGCGGACGCCGAAGACCTTCCCGAGACGCCGCTCGTGCCGACGGCTGGCTGGGGCTATCTGCGACTTCGTCGCGAGAACTACACCGACGCCGCTCTCAGGAAGTGGATCCGGCGGATCGAAGCCATGAACTGGAAAGAGGTCTTCGTGTTCTTCAAGCACGAAGACACGGGCACGGGGCCGAAGCTGGGCCAAAGGCTGTTGCGGCTTACTGATTCACCGTGACGGTCGGAGCTTTGGTCCGCCAGGGAACAATCGCCCGCAGCCGGGGCTCGCGCAGGAACACACCCAGCCAGGCGAGGACGCCGATGATGACCGGGGTCATCATTTCGCCGATCGGATCCCCCTTCTGAACATGCACGAACACGGCCCCTCCGAGGTAACCGTTGAGCAGCATCGCGCCCAGCACGGTCGTACGAGGGATGAGGTAGAGCACGGCACAGGCGATCTCCACCGCGCCGATCTTTTGAACGATCTCTTTCGTGATCCGCATCTTCTCGATGCCTTCGATCAACTGCGGATCGTTGCTGAACTTCATGACGCCGCTCATGACCATCGCGGCCGTGACCAGCACGGTCAGAATCCATCCGCAGATCGACATCCACTTCGGCTGTGCAGGCATCGGAGTTCCTGAATGATGGATCGCGACCGCTGGCGCGTCATCCGGCAAGTATGCCGGGAGCGCTACTCCTCACCCCGTCCTTTGGCTTCGAGCTGTCGGATGCGGTCGCGGAGCCGGGCCGCCTCTTCATACGACTCGTTGTCGATGGCGGCCTTCAGGTCGTTCCGCAGGCGGAACAGCTCATAGTGCTCGCGACTTTCGGACGACGTCCGGGGAGGGCATTTGCCGACATGCTGGGTGTCGCTGTGAACGCTTTCCAGCAGCGGAATCAGGTCGTCGTGGAAGACCTCATAGTCGTGGGCACAGCCGAGACGCCCCTGACTGCGAAACTGCTTGAAGGTGATTCCGCAGAACGGGCAGGTCTTGCCATCGTCCGCGGACTCCTCGGCTTCCTCCGACTTCACTTTCAACGAAGGCTTGGAAGAGACCGACTCCGCCTGAAACTCTTCCGACGATCCACCGACTTCAACGGAATTCAGGTATTCCTGGGCGCACGTCTCGCAGAGGTGGAGCGACTGCGCCTGCCCTTCACGGATTTCCGTGATGTGCATGGTGGCGGGCTTGGTGCAGCGTCGGCACTTCTTCATATCACTCTCGACACGACAGACCGGGGTATTCTGGAATTCTATGAAGGGGGGCGCGAGCGTCAAACAGCGAATGACAGCCCCTCATTCGCGGAACAACGATGGCGTGGGCCGCCCATCCGGCGGTCCACGCCATCCCCCTCACTGAAGCAGCCCCCGGGGGGCAACGCGGCTTCCGCCCTATTGATACTTGTCGAGCTTCGTCTCCGGGCCGCTTTTCGCGATGGCCTGGGCCTTGTCGTAGCTTTCGATCAGGCATTGGTACTCGGGGCAGATCTCGGCGAGGATTTTCGCGAATCGGGAACCTTCCGGACGGTTCCAGGTGCGCATCAGTTCCGCGGCGATCGCGAAGGTGTCCGTCGGGATGGCCCCGGCCTGAGCGATGCGGGCGATGGTGATGTCGGTCGCCATCTTGCTCCAGTTGCCCGAAGCGTCGACCACGCAATACGCCTTGTAACCGGCCTGGATGGCGCTGATCGCCGGGAAAGCCATGCACACGCTGGTGAGAGTGCCGGCGATGATGAGCGTCTTGCGGCCTGTCTTTTCGATGGCTTCCACGAACGGCGGATTGTCCCAGGCGTTGATCTGTCCCGTGCGCGGAACGTACACGGCATGCGGCGCGTACTGGTGAATCTCCGGAATCAGCGGGCCATTGGGGCCATCCGGCACCGAGGCGGTGGTAATCACCGGGATCTTCAGGAGCGATGCGGTTTTTGCGAGGGCGATGGCGTACTTCCGCAGGTCGGGAATCGGCAGATCGCGAACGGTGTTGAACAGGCCGCTCTGGTGATCGATGAGCAGCATGACGGCGTCATCGGCGTCGAGCATTCCGTTCGTGGCAGGCATGGGCGCGTTCTCCTGAAAGTGAGTGACTGTCGGCCAGCCGGCAAAGCGTAGAGGAGTGCGGGCTTCTGGACAGCCTCCAACGCGGAATCGAGAGGTCTGGAGCCGGGCGAGCCGCCCGGCCGGCAGGAAGTGTCAATATGGCAGCCTGAATGAGCCCAGATTCCGGCGATTCGACGCCATCCCCTTTCCGAATCACTACTTGCGCATTGCGGTGGAGGCTTGGCACATCCCTTGCTTTCCCGGGTCGTGACGTGCCCTCTCTGCCCGAACGGACAGATTCTGGACTGTCGCCGCAGCCTGAGGCGCGGCGCAGCAGTCTGGACGCACGCTGGATCCACCGAAGTTCGCTCCCTGAGCGTTCCCTGTTCGCCTTACTGATTCGCTGACCCCAAAAGTCCGCACACGAGGAGTAACCGTGGCGAAGCTGTTGAGTTTCGATGAAGACGCCCACAAGAAGTTGCTCGAAGGCGTCTCCAAGCTGGCGAAAGCCGTCTCGAGCACCCTCGGCCCCCGCGGCAGGAATGCCGTCCTCGACAAAGGATGGGGCTCCCCGAAGATCACGAAGGACGGCGTGACCGTCGCCCAGGACGTCGAACTCGAAGACAAGTTCGAGAACTGCGCCGTCCAGCTCGTGAAGGAAGCCGCCTCCAAGACGGGCGACCTCGCCGGTGACGGCACGACGACCGCCACGGTGCTGTCGGAAGCCATCTATCGCGAAGGCCTGAAGTTCATTGCCGCCGGCGCGGACGCGATGTCGCTCAGCCGCGGCGTGCAGAAGGCCGTCGAGAAGGTGACCGAAGAGCTGAAGAAGATGGCGAAGCCGGTCGCCGCGAATGACCGCAAGGCCATCGAGCAGGTCGCCCGGATCGCCGGCAACAACGATCCTGAGATCGGCAAGATCCTGGCTGATGCCATGCTGAAGGTCGGCAAGGACGGCGTGATCACGATCGAAGAAGGCCGCGGCACGCAGACGGAAGTCGAGCTGGTCGAAGGCATGCAGTTCGAGCGGGGCTACCTGTCGCCGCACTTCGTCACGAACGAAGACAAGCAGACGGTCGAGCTCGACAACTGCAAGATCCTGATCCACGAAGAGAAGATTTCGAATGCCCGCACCCTCGTGCCGGTTCTCGAAGCCATCTCGAAGTCGGGCGCTCCGCTGCTGATCATCGCCGAGGACATCGAAGGCGAAGCTCTGGCGACCCTCGTGGTCAACAAGCTCCGCGGCATCGTGAAGGTGGCCGCTGTGAAGGCCCCGGGCTACGGCGACCGCCGCAAGGCGATGCTGGAAGACCTGGCGATCCTCACCGGGGGCAAGGCGTTCTTCAAGGACCTCGGCGAGAAGCTCGAGACCGTCAACCTGAAGGACCTCGGCACGGCGAAGAAGATCATCATCGACGCCGAGAACACCACGGTCGTTCAGGGCGGCGGACAGAAGGGGGCAGTCGAAGGCCGCGCGGCCCAGATCCGCTCCGAAATCGAAAAGACTGACAGCGACTACGACCGCGAGAAGCTCCAGGAGCGGCTCGCGAAGCTCGCCGGCGGTGTGGCCCAGATCAACGTCGGGGCTCACACTGAAACCGAGATGAAGGAACGCAAGGACCTGATCGACGACGCCATGCACGCGACGCGTGCGGCCGTCGAAGAAGGCATCGTTCCCGGCGGCGGCGTGGCGTTGCTTCGTTGCGGCAAGTCGCTCGACAAGGTCGATGCCTCGGGTGACGAAGCCCTGGGCGTGAAGCTCGTGAAGAACGTGCTTGAGATGCCGCTGCGGAAGATCGCGGAGAACGCCGGCCTCGATGGCGCCGTCGTCGCGAACAACGTCCGCAAGAATTCCGACAAGAACTACGGTTTCGACGCCCTGAACGAAGAGTATGGCGACATGTTCGCCATGGGTGTCGTCGACCCGGCCAAGGTCGTTCGCACGGCCCTGCAGAACGCCGCCTCGGTGGCGAGCCTGCTGATGACGACCGACTCCGTCGTCGTCGAAGCCCCGAAGCCGCCGGAAGCCAAAGACGGCCACCACGACCATGACCACGACATGGGTGGCATGGGCGGAATGGGTGGCATGGGAATGCCCGGCATGGGCGGCATGGGTGACTTCTAGTCGGAAGGCCCGGTTTTCACCGGTCGTCATCCGTCGAACTTCGTTCAACTCAAATCAAACTCACTTTCGGTCGGCACGGCCGGCCCTACGGAGATTCAAACAATGGCTGTTTCGCTGAAGCCCCTGGATGATCGCGTTGTCGTCAGCCCGCTCGACGCCGAAGAGATGACGGCTGGCGGCATCGTCCTTCCGGACAGCGCCAAGGAAAAGCCGCAGCGCGGCAAGGTCGTCGCTGTCGGCCCCGGCAAGCTGCTGGAAAGCGGCGAACGCTGCCCGGTCGCCCTGGTCGTCGGTGACGAAGTCCTCTTCGGCAAGTACGGCGGCACCGAAATCGAAGTCGACGGCGAAGAGATCAAGATCCTTCGCGAGTCCGACATCCTCGCCAAGATCGTCTGATTGATTCCGCCTGAAGCCCAGGGGTTGCAACCCCTGGGCGTTCCCTGCTGAAACTCTCCCCAAATCAAAACTACCGCCCAGGAGTTTTCCGGTGGCCAAGCAACTTTTGTTCGACGATCGCGCTCGCCTGAAACTGGCCCGCGGCGTCAAGACTCTCGCCGACGCCGTGGCCGTCACCATGGGCCCGACCGGCCGGAACGTGATCATCGACAAGTCCTTCGGCAACCCCGTCGTCACCAAGGACGGCGTGACGGTGTCGAAGGAAGTCGAACTGGAAGACCCCTATGAGCACATGGGGGCCAAGCTCGTCAACGAAGTCGCTTCCAAGACCAGCGACATCGCCGGCGACGGCACGACGACCGCGACGGTCCTGACCCGCGCGATCTACGAGGAAGGGCTCCGCTCCATCTCGATGGGCGCCAACCCGCAGATCGTCCGCAAGGGAATCGAGAAGGCCGCCAACGCCGCCATCCAGTTCCTCGAATCGATCGCCAAGCCGGTCTCGGACCGCAAGGAAATCGAGCACGTCGGAGCGGTGTCGGCGAACAACGACGCCGAGATCGGCAAGCTCATCGCCGACGCGATGGAGAAGGTGGGCCGCGACGGCG contains:
- a CDS encoding arylsulfatase, encoding MLSRCALAFWVLLLAAASGDAADRPNVVVFLADDAGWGDYGVNGNTTVRTPNIDSIAKQGVTVDRFFVCPVCAPTRAEFLTGRYHSRGGVYGVSTGQERLNPDEKTIADAFKAAGYATGAFGKWHNGSQWPYHPLARGFDEYFGHTSGHWGEYFDAPLEDNGRMVKTKGYIVDVCTDRALSFIDRHRERPFFCYIPFTTPHSPWAAPAKNWEQYKDKPVTQQATLTDQEVIDDTRCALAMVENQDANVGRVLKKLDDLKLADNTIIVYFSDNGPNSWRWNGGMKGRKASTDEGGVRSPLFIRWKGTLPAGTTVTTVAGAIDLLPTLTSLAGVQRVGDKPLDGRDLSPPLKIEEAEWTPRILFTTWGGKVTARTQTHRLDANGKLFDMQADPGQTTPVNESQQELAASLTKAVETWREEVLGDAMVKRRGARKNIAATQAKSVDPRPIHVGYREFPITMLPARDGEPQGLVKRSSGAPNCSYFVNWTSKDDRMVWNVQAVTTGKYEVTIDYTCPLPDAGSTIELSHGDSRLKGKVEPGWDPPLYTNQDTLPRPHGESQMKEFRTLNLGVIELKQGEAPLVLKALEIPGKSVMDVRRVTLTLVK
- a CDS encoding RNA polymerase sigma factor, which translates into the protein MGYEIQRTIDAVWRMESARLIAGLARMVRDVGLAEELAQDALVVALEQWPQTGLPENPGAWLMATAKRRALDQLRRRKMLDRKHAELGREREAVELAVPDLDDALDNDIGDDLLRLIFTACHPILSTEARAALTLRLLGGLTTDEIARAFLVAEPTVAQRIVRAKRTLSEEKIAIEVPRGPELAERLSSVLEVIYLIFNEGYTATAGDDWMRPTLCDEALRLGRVLAELEPNEPEVHALVALMEIQASRTRARVGANGEPVLLLDQNRALWDQLLIRRGLAALQRCEQSGRPRGPYTLQAAIAACHARARKASETDWSRIAWLYSELARINPSPVVELNRAVAVSMAEGPAAGLEIVDQLASEPLLKNYHLLPSVRGDLLQKIGRVDEAREEFERAATLTRNERERALLMSRAMTCHVQGQS
- a CDS encoding restriction endonuclease; the protein is MMSLGFSVEEDSDEAALVADTERLLAEYIREQESLIQVHHIALTQKVIRDLQIDPKLIYSLSPDTFEVLVCDRLSKMDFEVRRTGNVNQKDGGIDIVFWKDGPVPILGAAQAKHHRTREATTRAPEIRDFQGALGDEFQVGIVVTNTGFSADAKWFAEHRSTILRLRDGDELQRWIRDDFTRGLQQFDAQRTIELCPGVSIDVPWFK
- a CDS encoding DUF72 domain-containing protein, encoding MIWHIGTSGYSYPAWKGSFYPDKLPAKQFLSYYATQFDVVEYNGSFRTLPSDKSIDDWATQTPAAFRFVLKAPQKITHIRRLKEAGDDLQQLAACVTRLKKRAAPVLFQLPPNFKQDLARLEEFLKHAKKPIQAAFEFRHESWLNDDTCRLLKKHKAALVVADAEDLPETPLVPTAGWGYLRLRRENYTDAALRKWIRRIEAMNWKEVFVFFKHEDTGTGPKLGQRLLRLTDSP
- a CDS encoding DoxX family protein; its protein translation is MPAQPKWMSICGWILTVLVTAAMVMSGVMKFSNDPQLIEGIEKMRITKEIVQKIGAVEIACAVLYLIPRTTVLGAMLLNGYLGGAVFVHVQKGDPIGEMMTPVIIGVLAWLGVFLREPRLRAIVPWRTKAPTVTVNQ
- a CDS encoding UvrB/UvrC motif-containing protein, which translates into the protein MKKCRRCTKPATMHITEIREGQAQSLHLCETCAQEYLNSVEVGGSSEEFQAESVSSKPSLKVKSEEAEESADDGKTCPFCGITFKQFRSQGRLGCAHDYEVFHDDLIPLLESVHSDTQHVGKCPPRTSSESREHYELFRLRNDLKAAIDNESYEEAARLRDRIRQLEAKGRGEE
- a CDS encoding hydrolase, coding for MPATNGMLDADDAVMLLIDHQSGLFNTVRDLPIPDLRKYAIALAKTASLLKIPVITTASVPDGPNGPLIPEIHQYAPHAVYVPRTGQINAWDNPPFVEAIEKTGRKTLIIAGTLTSVCMAFPAISAIQAGYKAYCVVDASGNWSKMATDITIARIAQAGAIPTDTFAIAAELMRTWNRPEGSRFAKILAEICPEYQCLIESYDKAQAIAKSGPETKLDKYQ
- the groL gene encoding chaperonin GroEL (60 kDa chaperone family; promotes refolding of misfolded polypeptides especially under stressful conditions; forms two stacked rings of heptamers to form a barrel-shaped 14mer; ends can be capped by GroES; misfolded proteins enter the barrel where they are refolded when GroES binds), whose translation is MAKLLSFDEDAHKKLLEGVSKLAKAVSSTLGPRGRNAVLDKGWGSPKITKDGVTVAQDVELEDKFENCAVQLVKEAASKTGDLAGDGTTTATVLSEAIYREGLKFIAAGADAMSLSRGVQKAVEKVTEELKKMAKPVAANDRKAIEQVARIAGNNDPEIGKILADAMLKVGKDGVITIEEGRGTQTEVELVEGMQFERGYLSPHFVTNEDKQTVELDNCKILIHEEKISNARTLVPVLEAISKSGAPLLIIAEDIEGEALATLVVNKLRGIVKVAAVKAPGYGDRRKAMLEDLAILTGGKAFFKDLGEKLETVNLKDLGTAKKIIIDAENTTVVQGGGQKGAVEGRAAQIRSEIEKTDSDYDREKLQERLAKLAGGVAQINVGAHTETEMKERKDLIDDAMHATRAAVEEGIVPGGGVALLRCGKSLDKVDASGDEALGVKLVKNVLEMPLRKIAENAGLDGAVVANNVRKNSDKNYGFDALNEEYGDMFAMGVVDPAKVVRTALQNAASVASLLMTTDSVVVEAPKPPEAKDGHHDHDHDMGGMGGMGGMGMPGMGGMGDF
- the groES gene encoding co-chaperone GroES translates to MAVSLKPLDDRVVVSPLDAEEMTAGGIVLPDSAKEKPQRGKVVAVGPGKLLESGERCPVALVVGDEVLFGKYGGTEIEVDGEEIKILRESDILAKIV